From Diachasmimorpha longicaudata isolate KC_UGA_2023 unplaced genomic scaffold, iyDiaLong2 ctg00000359.1, whole genome shotgun sequence, one genomic window encodes:
- the LOC135172488 gene encoding LOW QUALITY PROTEIN: cytochrome c oxidase subunit 3-like (The sequence of the model RefSeq protein was modified relative to this genomic sequence to represent the inferred CDS: substituted 8 bases at 8 genomic stop codons) yields FIIGVVKXFNEFNNNLLLIGSLRLLFILIQWXRDVIRERTLQGNHTLKVLKRIQIGIILFILSEVIFFTSFFWRYFHIFLSPSIELGNNXPPKEILVFNPYNIPLLNTLILLRSGARITXCHNLIYQGFDXKGCQESINLTILLGGLFIIFQYKEYSESFFSISDSIYGSVFFIITGFHGLHVIIGVLFIIISINRLLNFHYSNFHHFGFEAASXYXHFVDLVXLFLYLFIY; encoded by the coding sequence tttataattggtgttgtaaaatgatttaatgaatttaataataatttattattaattggtagtttaagattattatttattttaattcaatggtGACGTGATGTAATTCGTGAAAGAACTTTACAAGGTAATCATACTTTAAAGGTTTTAAAAAGAATTCAAATTGgtataattttgtttattttatctgaagttatattttttacatcttttttttggagatattttcatatatttttatctcctAGTATTGAATTAGGTAATAATTGACCTCctaaagaaattttagtttTTAATCCTTATAATATTCCTTTATTAAAtactttaattttattaaggtCTGGGGCAAGAATTACTTGAtgtcataatttaatttatcaaggGTTTGATTGAAAAGGGTGTCaagaatcaattaatttgacTATTTTATTAGGGGggttatttattatatttcaatataaagaatattctgaatcatttttttctatttctgaTTCAATCTATGgttctgttttttttataataactgGTTTTCATGGGTTACATGTAATTATTggtgttttatttattattatttctataaatcgattattaaattttcattattcaaattttcatcattttgggTTTGAGGCGGCTTCTTGATATTGACATTTTGTAGATTTagtatgattatttttatatttatttatttattga